A portion of the Juglans microcarpa x Juglans regia isolate MS1-56 chromosome 1D, Jm3101_v1.0, whole genome shotgun sequence genome contains these proteins:
- the LOC121263797 gene encoding U-box domain-containing protein 14, which yields MGPTEDPDDSVLTRLAESVKAISELPECRNVCKKMYGNLVRRVKLLSPLFEELRDSEEELREDEVKALELLRLALDSAIELLRSVNGGSKLYQALQREKIAQKFHHVTEQIEAALNEIHYDNLNISEEVREQIELVHAQFKRAKGKMDSLDFQLDMDLAIAQKEKDLDPAIIKRLSEKLYLKTINDVKKESLAFHELVISSDIEPRDSFEEMSSLFKKIKDWVQMANPQVDTSEGEMRLIKHRSPVIPDDFRCPISLELMKDPVIVATGQTYERSSIQKWLDAGHKTCPKTQQTLLHTALTPNYVLKSLIALWCESNGVELPKKQANCKSKKSGCKVSDCDRAAVNELLEKLATGNPEQKRAAAGEFRLLAKRNADNRVCIAEAGAIPLLADLVSSSDPRTQEHAVTALLNLSINDSNKGTIVNAGAIPDIVEVLKNGSMEARENAAATLFSLSVVDEYKVKIGAAGAIPALITLLCEGTPRGKKDAATAIFNLSIYQGNKSRAVKAGIVAPLMRLLKDAGSGMVDEALAILAILASHFEGKIAIGQGEPIPVLVEFIRTGSPRNRENAAAVLWSLCTGDLQQLKLAREHGAEEALKQLSENGTDRAKRKAGNILELLHQVEVVVEA from the exons ATGGGGCCGACCGAGGATCCGGATGACTCGGTTCTGACTCGTCTCGCCGAATCTGTTAAAGCGATCTCGGAGTTGCCCGAGTGCCGAAACGTCTGCAAGAAGATGTACGGGAACCTGGTTCGGAGAGTCAAGCTCCTGAGTCCTCTCTTCGAGGAATTGAGGGACAGCGAGGAAGAGCTCCGCGAAGATGAGGTCAAGGCCTTAGAACTCCTGCGACTGGCTCTGGATTCAGCTATAGAGCTTCTCCGTTCGGTGAACGGAGGGAGCAAGCTCTATCAG GCTCTGCAAAGGGAAAAGATTGCACAGAAGTTCCACCATGTAACGGAACAAATTGAAGCAGCATTGAACGAGATTCATTATGATAACCTTAATATATCCGAGGAGGTCCGCGAACAG ATTGAACTAGTACATGCTCAATTCAAAAGAGCCAAAGGAAAAATGGACTCCCTTGATTTTCAATTGGACATGGATTTAGCCATAGCACAGAAAGAAAAAGACCTGGACCCGGCAATAATCAAAAGACTTTCTGAAAAGCTGTATCTCAAGACTATCAATGATGTTAAGAAAGAGTCACTTGCATTCCATGAATTGGTTATCTCGAGTGATATAGAACCAAGAGACAGCTTTGAAGAAATGTCATCATTGTTTAAGAAGATAAAAGACTGGGTACAGATGGCAAATCCACAAGTCGACACCTCTGAGGGTGAAATGAGATTGATTAAGCACAGATCTCCTGTTATCCCAGATGATTTCAGATGTCCAATATCTCTTGAGCTGATGAAAGATCCTGTGATTGTTGCTACTGGACAG ACTTATGAAAGGTCCAGCATTCAGAAATGGCTTGATGCAGGACATAAAACCTGTCCCAAGACACAGCAGACACTGTTGCACACGGCCCTAACTCCTAACTACGTTTTGAAAAGTCTGATTGCTTTATGGTGTGAGAGTAATGGCGTTGAGCTTCCAAAAAAGCAAGCAAATTGTAAAAGCAAGAAATCCGGATGCAAAGTTTCAGACTGTGATCGTGCTGCTGTCAATGAGTTATTGGAAAAACTGGCAACTGGGAATCCAGAACAGAAAAGAGCAGCTGCTGGTGAGTTCAGGTTGCTTGCAAAGAGGAATGCAGATAATAGAGTATGTATTGCTGAAGCAGGAGCCATACCACTTCTTGCAGACCTAGTGTCCTCTTCAGATCCCCGAACACAGGAGCATGCTGTTACAGCACTTCTCAACCTTTCCATCAATGACAGTAACAAGGGAACTATTGTAAATGCAGGAGCCATTCCTGATATAGTAGAGGTGTTAAAAAATGGAAGCATGGAAGCTAGGGAAAATGCAGCTGCAACTCTTTTCAGTTTATCTGTAGTAGATGAGTACAAGGTCAAAATAGGAGCAGCAGGGGCTATCCCAGCTCTCATAACGTTGCTATGTGAGGGGACTCCAAGAGGGAAGAAGGATGCTGCCACTGCTATTTTCAATCTTTCAATCTATCAGGGGAACAAGTCAAGAGCTGTGAAGGCTGGTATTGTGGCCCCACTGATGAGGTTGCTGAAGGATGCTGGAAGTGGGATGGTCGACGAAGCACTAGCAATCCTTGCGATTCTTGCAAGCCATTTCGAAGGGAAGATAGCCATTGGTCAAGGTGAGCCAATCCCTGTTTTGGTGGAGTTTATAAGAACTGGTTCCCCACGCAATCGGGAGAATGCCGCAGCAGTATTGTGGTCTCTATGCACGGGTGATTTGCAGCAGTTGAAACTAGCCAGGGAGCATGGTGCAGAAGAGGCATTGAAGCAACTGTCAGAGAATGGTACTGACAGGGCCAAGAGAAAAGCTGGAAATATTTTAGAACTCCTCCATCAAGTTGAAGTGGTTGTCGAAGCATAA